The Strigops habroptila isolate Jane chromosome 8, bStrHab1.2.pri, whole genome shotgun sequence genome includes a window with the following:
- the CCDC17 gene encoding coiled-coil domain-containing protein 17 codes for MGGFVCPRCRMAFSSQPLLRAHEEKLCLGMPAATSSRLPGGDLLPAEGAPGMLGRPQDTVVWRWVWGRACGDGTGSGDGDRDVLWVGVSQPRDHAEPGHLLLLPGPPLAMQGSRRARGAPLGDVLTPRERALLRAAEPASRSMTVEQAVPARRPAPPQGHQQQPQELVEAHERHVAEIRARTQQLEQQREGLCQRLVALGDQAAVDPHPKQGDVELIQAPGTLRDPVGHMDAAHRQATLHLATLLPATGPLAAEARALRLSYLRAGGHDPHILDQLLHLQVEATVLEKGPTGQRRSRRMAEPPPAVPAEPPSAGARGLDAALLAVELENRRLEDELLALKVRREKRADAGSQAAQRQAEELAQLQAEVGMLRCHTERMGPRLPPAIFPPPVAPPLPPAPAAPELLADFPRPVLGTGSPTAPGHPHVPPGLPLTSFVALEDPPPAQELPAQHQPPHPQR; via the exons ATGGGGGGCTTCGTCTGCCCCCGCTGCCGCATGGCCTTCAGCTCCCAGCCACTGCTGCGGGCGCATGAGGAGAAGCTGTGCCTCGGGATGCCGGCGGCCACCAGCTCCCGCCTCCCTGGGGGggacctgctgcctgcagaggggGCTCCGGGCATGTTGGGGAGGCCACAGGACACGGTAGTGTGGCGCTGGGTCTGGGGCAGAGCATGCGGGGATGGGACaggcagtggggatggggacagggatgtgcTGTGG GTCGGGGTGTCCCAGCCCAGGGACCACGCTGAGCCGGgccatctcctcctgcttcctggGCCCCCACTGGCCATGCAGGGGTCCAGGCGAGCACGGGGGGCTCCCCTCGGGGACGTGCTCACCCCCCGCGAGAGAGCCCTGCTCCGTGCAGCTGAGCCCGCTTCCAGAAGCATGACAGTGGAG CAGGCTGTGCCCGCCCGGCGGCCAGCCCCACCACAGggacaccagcagcagccacaggagcTGGTGGAGGCCCACGAACGCCACGTAGCCGAAATCCGGGCCAGGacccagcagctggagcagcagagagagg GGCTGTGCCAGCggctggtggcactgggggaTCAGGCGGCTGTAGACCCTCACCCCAAGCAGGGGGATGTGGAGCTGATCCAGGCCCCGGGGACCCTACGGGATCCAGTGGGACACATGGATGCAGCACACAGACA GGCCACCCTGCACCTCGCCACCCTCCTGCCAGCCACCGGGCCCCTCGCCGCCGAGGCCAG GGCCCTGCGACTGTCCTACCTGCGCGCCGGGGGACATGACCCGCACATCCTGGAccagctcctccacctccagGTGGAGGCCACGGTGCTGGAGAAGGGACCCACGGGGCAGcgcaggagcaggaggatgg CTGAGCCCCCTCCAGCCGTGCCGGCAGAGCCCCCCAGCGCTGGTGCGCGGGGCCTGGATGCGGCGCTGCTGGCAGTGGAGCTGGAGAACCGGCGGTTGGAAGATGAGCTCTTGGCGCTGAAGGtcaggagggagaagagagctGATGCCG GCTCGCAGGCAGCCCAGCGGCAGGCGGAGGAGCTGgcccagctccaggcagaggTGGGGATGCTGCGGTGCCACACGGAGCGAATGGGGCCCCGGCTGCCCCCTGCCATCTTCCCGCCCCCTGTGGCCCCCCCACTCCCACCAGCCCCGGCTGCACCAGAGCTGCTGGCG gaCTTCCCCAGgcctgtgctgggcacaggcagccccacagcccccggCCACCCCCATGTGCCCCCCGGCCTCCCCCTCACCTCCTTTGTGGCCCTGGAGGATCCTCCACCTGCTCAGgagctcccagcacagcaccaacCTCCCCATCCCCAAAGGTGA
- the GPBP1L1 gene encoding vasculin-like protein 1, with product MAQHDFVPAWLNFSTPQSTKSPAATFEKHGEHLPRGEGRFGVSRRRHNSSDGFFNNGPLRAAGDCWHQPSLLRHDSVDSGVSKGAHVGLSGSQPGWHGPSRGHDGVNQRGGGGTGVHRHWNGNFHSRKSSAFQEKLPVESREEKKEDKEQLQFEEEDFPSLNPEAGRQNNQNKPLGTPSGVWENPPSAKQPTKMLVIKKVSKEDPAAAFSAAFTSPVSHLANGNKATTIVPSVYKNLVPKPAAPPSKPSPWKANRSEHKPGSLSSSRDSAFTSPVSVTKPAVLASGSVLTSPKESPSSTTPPIEICSSRLTKLMRRTTDKKSEFLKALKDDRNGEITENRECDKLDDMESNSTPEPKENWEENCHQNGLSLPLPEEGENLSHSLEAEHRLLKEMGWQEYPENDENYLPLTEDELKEFQIKSEQRRRNGFGKNGFLQGRGSSLLFHWRSTFKTKIEDSDTETSSSETSDDDA from the exons ATGGCGCAGCATGACTTTGTTCCTGCCTGGCTTAACTTCTCAACACCACAGTCAACCAAG TCCCCTGCAGCCACCTTTGAGAAACATGGAGAGCATCTTCCACGGGGAGAGGGCCGCTTTGGGGTGAGCCGTAGGAGACACAACTCTTCTGATGGATTTTTCAATAATGGGCCCCTCCGAGCTGCGGGAG aCTGCTGGCATCAGCCGTCCCTTCTCCGCCACGATTCTGTAGATTCTGGTGTTTCTAAAGGAGCTCATGTTGGGCTTTCTGGCAGTCAGCCTGGCTGGCATGGTCCCTCACGGGGCCATGATGGTGTGAACCAGCGTGGTGGAGGAGGAACTGGAGTTCATCGCCACTGGAATGGCAACTTCCATTCTCGGAAAAGTTCCGCCTTTCAAGAAAAGCTGCCTGTTGAATccagggaagagaagaaggaagataaaGAGCAGTTGCAATTTGAGGAAGAAGACTTT CCATCTTTGAATCCAGAAGCTGGAAGACAAAACAACCAGAACAAACCTTTAGGGACACCTTCTGGAGTATGGG AAAACCCCCCTAGTGCCAAGCAACCTACCAAGATGCTGGTCATCAAAAAGGTTTCAAAAGAGGATCCTGCCGCCGCCTTCTCAGCTGCATTTACATCACCTGTTTCTCACCTGGCAAATGGCAACAAAGCCACCACCATTGTCCCAAGTGTCTACAAAAATCTGGTTCCTAAacctgcagctcctccttccAAG CCAAGTCCATGGAAAGCCAACAGAAGTGAACATAAACCAGGCTCGCTTTCCTCCAGCCGTGACTCTGCCTTTACCAGTCCAGTGTCTGTAACCAAACCAGCGGTACTGGCGAGTGGCTCAGTCCTCACCTCTCCCAAAGAG AGTCCTTCCAGCACCACCCCTCCCATCGAGATCTGCTCTTCACGCCTGACGAAGCTGATGCGCCGTACCACTGATAAGAAGAGCGAGTTCCTGAAGGCACTGAAAGATGATAGGAATGGGGAGATAACTGAGAACAGAGAATGTGACAAGCTGGATGAT atGGAGAGCAACAGCACACCAGAACCAAAGGAAAACTGGGAAGAGAACTGCCATCAGAATGgcctttctctccctttgccaGAGGAGGGGGAAAACCTCTCTCATTCATTGGAAGCAGAACACAG GTTATTGAAAGAAATGGGATGGCAGGAGTATCCTGAAAATGATGAGAACTACCTTCCCCTCACGGAGGATGAGCTCAAAGAGTTCCAAATTAAATCAGAGCAG CGAAGAAGAAATGGATTTGGGAAGAATGGATTTCTTCAGGGCCGCGGCTCCAGCCTGTTGTTCCACTGGAGAAGCACTTTTAAGACAAAGATTGAGGACTCAGACACAGAAACTAGTAGCAGCGAAACGTCAGATGACGATGCCTGA
- the TMEM69 gene encoding transmembrane protein 69 has product MFPLIRLCCFHTPFKLQKLTAPKLLLYGKNKTTCSSLGLRLQRDVCPLSRPPCLNTASVYATKLQALHTSLPFFKKKTPKESETKNPGVLQRSMESLKDSPKPALYLSIAGLIPFVSVPLSMAIQGTYYPELAFALIMYGAVTVSFLGGMRWGFALPENSPAKPDWLNLANSTIPPLFACQALLFKDVTVSAVTLVMALGIALHYDVSLLPTYPRWFKVLRVVGTLVMVFSLLATVALKAFSEIQQLTSRNEWQSTK; this is encoded by the exons ATGTTTCCTCTCATACGACTGTGCTGCTTCCATACGCCTTTCAAA CTTCAGAAGTTAACTGCTCCCAAGCTACTACTTTATGGAAAGAATAAGACAACTTGCTCTTCTCTTGGCCTCCGGCTGCAGAGGGATGTGTGTCCTCTCTCAAGACCTCCATGCCTCAACACAGCATCAGTATATGCAACCAAGCTTCAGGCTCTTCAcacctctctccctttcttcaagaagaaaacccccaaagaaTCTGAGACCAAAAACCCTGGCGTCTTGCAACGAAGTATGGAATCACTAAAGGATTCTCCCAAGCCAGCCCTTTACTTAAGCATTGCAGGGCTGATTCCGTTTGTTTCTGTGCCACTGTCAATGGCCATCCAAGGGACCTACTACCCAGAGCTGGCGTTTGCTCTGATTATGTATGGTGCTGTGACAGTCTCTTTCCTAGGAGGGATGAGGTGGGGGTTTGCTCTCCCAGAAAACAGCCCAGCCAAGCCAGACTGGCTGAACCTGGCTAACAGTACCATTCCTCCTCTATTTGCCTGTCAAGCCTTGCTCTTTAAAGATGTCACTGTAAGTGCAGTAACGCTAGTAATGGCCTTGGGGATAGCACTGCATTATGATGTTTCCCTTCTTCCTACTTATCCTAGGTGGTTTAAAGTACTGAGGGTAGTGGGAACACTGGTGATGGTATTCTCACTATTAGCTACTGTAGCACTGAAGGCTTTTTCAGAGATACAGCAACTTACCAGCAGGAATGAATGGCAGAGCACAAAATAA